In Symphalangus syndactylus isolate Jambi chromosome 15, NHGRI_mSymSyn1-v2.1_pri, whole genome shotgun sequence, the following are encoded in one genomic region:
- the GPR183 gene encoding G-protein coupled receptor 183, with protein MDIQMSNNFTTPSATPQGNDCDLYAHHSTARIVMPLHYSLVFIIGLVGNLLALVVIVQNRKKINSTTLYSTNLVISDILFTTALPTRIAYYAMGFDWRIGDALCRITALVFYINTYAGVNFMTCLSIDRFIAVVHPLRYNKIKRIEHAKGVCIFVWILVFAQTLPLLINPMSKQEAERITCMEYPNFEETKSLPWILLGACFIGYVLPLIIILICYSQICCKLFRTAKQNPLTEKSGVNKKALNTIILIIVVFVLCFTPYHVAIIQHMIKKLRFSNFLECSQRHSFQISLHFTVCLMNFNCCMDPFIYFFACKGYKRKVMRMLKRQVSVSISSAVKSAPEENSREMTETQMMIHSKSSNGK; from the coding sequence ATGGATATACAAATGTCTAACAATTTTACTACGCCCTCTGCAACTCCTCAGGGAAATGACTGTGACCTCTATGCACATCACAGCACGGCCAGGATAGTAATGCCTCTGCATTACAGCCTCGTCTTCATCATTGGGCTTGTGGGAAACTTACTAGCCTTGGTCGTCATTgttcaaaacaggaaaaaaatcaactctACCACCCTCTATTCAACAAATTTGGTGATTTCTGATATACTTTTTACCACCGCTTTGCCTACACGAATAGCCTACTATGCAATGGGCTTTGACTGGAGAATCGGAGATGCCTTGTGTAGGATAACTGCGCTAGTGTTTTACATCAACACATACGCAGGTGTGAACTTTATGACCTGCCTGAGTATTGACCGCTTCATTGCTGTGGTGCACCCTCTACGCTACAACAAGATAAAAAGGATTGAACACGCAAAAGGCGTGTGCATATTTGTCTGGATTCTAGTATTTGCTCAGACACTCCCACTCCTCATCAATCCTATGTCAAAGCAGGAGGCTGAAAGGATTACATGCATGGAGTATCCAAACTTTGAAGAAACTAAATCTCTTCCCTGGATTCTGCTAGGGGCATGTTTCATAGGATATGTACTTCCACTTATAATCATTCTCATCTGCTATTCTCAGATCTGCTGCAAACTCTTTAGAACTGCCAAACAAAACCCACTCACTGAGAAATCTGGTGTAAACAAAAAGGCTCTCAAcacaattattcttattattgttGTGTTTGTTCTCTGTTTCACACCTTACCATGTTGCAATTATTCAACATATGATTAAGAAGCTTCGTTTCTCTAATTTCCTGGAATGTAGCCAAAGACATTCGTTCCAGATTTCTCTGCACTTTACAGTATGCCTGATGAACTTCAATTGCTGCATGGACCCTTTTATCTACTTCTTTGCATGTAAAGGGTATAAGAGAAAGGTTATGAGGATGCTGAAACGGCAAGTCAGTGTATCGATTTCTAGTGCTGTGAAGTCAGCCCCTGAAGAAAACTCACGTGAAATGACAGAAACACAGATGATGATACATTCCAAGTCTTCAAATGGAAAGTGA